From the genome of Hydrogenophilus thermoluteolus, one region includes:
- a CDS encoding aminoglycoside phosphotransferase family protein: MEERRLALTAWLHDLGIASDSLTPASEDASFRRYWRVRLNDGTTRIVMDAPPEKEAIQPWLQIRACLAEANVPVPTVEAVAAELGFVLLSDFGSETLATRLNSQPETAHEWYAEALATLLVLQKQPRPAALPEYDAAKLKAELRLFPEWYLGRHLGVTLTATEQQMLEQSFTALIERAQAQPQVFVHRDYHSRNLMVLPDNHPLRPLGALGVLDFQDAVWGPITYDPVSLLRDAYLEWPEEFTLDLLVRYWQQARRLGVPIHERFDDFYADYEWMGVQRHLKVLGIFARLAYRDGKTGYLDDLPRVRRYLWKALLRYSALKPLLRLFERLHPEEVQVALTF, encoded by the coding sequence ATGGAGGAACGCCGTCTGGCACTGACTGCCTGGTTGCACGACTTGGGGATCGCAAGCGACAGCTTGACCCCTGCTTCGGAAGACGCCAGCTTCCGACGCTATTGGCGCGTACGGTTGAACGATGGCACGACACGCATCGTGATGGACGCACCGCCGGAGAAAGAGGCGATCCAGCCGTGGCTACAGATTCGGGCCTGTCTTGCCGAGGCCAACGTACCCGTTCCCACGGTCGAGGCCGTGGCTGCGGAACTGGGTTTCGTGTTGCTGAGCGACTTCGGCAGCGAGACGCTGGCGACGCGGCTAAACAGCCAACCGGAAACCGCCCACGAATGGTATGCCGAAGCGTTGGCCACGCTCTTGGTGCTTCAAAAGCAACCTCGTCCCGCAGCGCTTCCGGAGTACGACGCCGCCAAACTCAAAGCCGAGCTCCGTCTGTTCCCGGAATGGTACCTAGGCCGCCATCTGGGTGTCACGCTTACCGCTACTGAGCAACAGATGCTGGAGCAGAGCTTCACCGCGCTGATCGAACGCGCTCAGGCGCAGCCTCAGGTTTTCGTCCATCGCGACTACCACAGTCGCAACCTCATGGTGCTGCCGGACAACCATCCGCTGCGCCCCCTTGGGGCGTTGGGTGTGCTCGATTTCCAAGATGCCGTCTGGGGGCCGATTACGTACGACCCGGTTTCACTCTTGCGCGACGCTTACCTCGAGTGGCCGGAGGAATTCACGCTCGACCTCCTCGTCCGCTACTGGCAGCAGGCACGACGGCTCGGCGTTCCCATCCATGAGCGGTTCGACGACTTCTACGCCGATTACGAATGGATGGGCGTACAGCGCCACCTCAAAGTGCTTGGGATCTTCGCCCGGCTGGCTTACCGCGACGGCAAAACCGGCTATCTCGACGACCTGCCACGGGTTCGGCGCTACCTGTGGAAAGCCCTTCTGCGCTATTCCGCGCTGAAGCCGTTGTTGCGCCTTTTCGAGCGGCTGCACCCGGAAGAGGTCCAAGTGGCACTCACCTTCTGA
- a CDS encoding nucleotidyltransferase family protein produces the protein MILVAGRGERLRPLTDTTPKPLVPDAAGTPLLAHWLERLADAGIGSVVLNPCWLGEQIEQYVGDGSAWRITVQYSRETPPGLETAGGIRTALPLIDSDPFLVVNGDVDLAPAWSLAMFVRRGEAQLNTHPDHLGYLLLAPNSPDHRDGDFTVTPSGALLPHADTTRGNIYTFAGVALYRSALLTSLTPQTRAPLGPLLRQAITEGRIGYEITEAPWWDIGTPQRLARWRRERQLLTGCRKGAP, from the coding sequence ATGATCTTGGTGGCCGGTCGTGGCGAACGGCTGCGTCCGCTCACCGACACCACCCCGAAACCGCTCGTTCCCGATGCCGCGGGAACACCGCTCCTCGCCCACTGGCTCGAACGGCTTGCCGACGCCGGTATCGGCTCTGTGGTCCTCAATCCTTGTTGGCTGGGTGAACAGATCGAGCAGTACGTCGGCGACGGCAGCGCGTGGCGAATCACGGTCCAGTACAGCAGAGAAACCCCACCCGGGCTGGAGACGGCGGGGGGTATTCGCACGGCACTTCCCCTCATCGATAGCGACCCCTTTTTGGTGGTCAATGGCGACGTCGATCTCGCACCCGCTTGGTCACTTGCCATGTTCGTGCGCCGAGGTGAAGCACAACTGAACACCCACCCGGATCACCTTGGGTACCTGCTGCTTGCGCCCAATTCGCCGGACCATCGCGACGGCGATTTCACGGTCACCCCCAGCGGCGCGTTGCTGCCCCATGCCGATACAACCCGGGGCAATATCTATACGTTCGCTGGTGTTGCCTTGTACCGTTCTGCGTTGCTCACTTCGCTGACGCCACAGACCCGTGCCCCGCTCGGCCCCTTGCTGCGCCAAGCCATCACAGAGGGACGCATCGGTTACGAAATCACCGAAGCGCCGTGGTGGGACATCGGCACGCCGCAGCGGCTCGCCCGCTGGCGCCGCGAACGCCAGTTGCTCACCGGATGCAGGAAAGGAGCCCCATGA
- a CDS encoding aminopeptidase P N-terminal domain-containing protein produces MQERSPMTHTLSATPTQPPQPPVGRLDPDPTPFANRRALILAAMEAAGGGALLLPTAREQRRNRDTHYPFRFDSDFYYLTGFTEPDAWLLLRTFAEPRAVLFCRDRNPEQEKWDGFRLGVERAAAALALDDAFSLDELDTKMPDFLASAANVWAPILEHEAVDARLRQWKSALERKTRQGINPPQAWYDARALIARFRQIKDRYEIACLETSAAIAASAHRAVMQVTRPGITEAALEGKLLATFRELGAEGPAYPPIVASGANACILHYVENRATIPDGALVLIDAGCEYRGYASDITRTFPANGRFSGAQRALYEIVLAAQNAAIAATRPGAPFAAAHDAATRVLVEGLVDLGLLSGEVDTLIAEKRHLRFYPHRTGHWLGLDVHDVGPYQIDGQSITLQPGMVTTIEPGLYIDPAEDIPRDFWGIGIRIEDDALVTETGCTLLTRDVPVAIDEIEALMRGG; encoded by the coding sequence ATGCAGGAAAGGAGCCCCATGACTCACACGCTTTCTGCTACCCCTACGCAACCGCCGCAACCGCCGGTTGGCCGCCTGGATCCGGACCCCACGCCGTTCGCAAACCGGCGTGCGCTCATCCTGGCAGCGATGGAAGCCGCTGGGGGCGGGGCGCTGTTACTGCCCACCGCACGCGAACAGCGACGCAACCGCGACACCCACTACCCGTTTCGTTTCGACAGCGACTTTTACTACCTCACGGGCTTTACCGAACCCGACGCATGGTTACTCTTGCGCACGTTCGCCGAACCGCGCGCGGTGCTCTTTTGTCGCGACCGCAACCCCGAACAAGAAAAGTGGGACGGGTTTCGGCTGGGTGTCGAACGGGCCGCCGCAGCGCTCGCGCTCGACGACGCCTTTTCCCTGGACGAGCTCGACACCAAAATGCCGGATTTCTTGGCCAGCGCGGCAAACGTCTGGGCGCCGATCCTGGAACATGAGGCTGTCGACGCCCGGCTGCGTCAGTGGAAAAGCGCGCTCGAACGCAAAACCCGCCAAGGGATCAACCCGCCGCAAGCGTGGTACGACGCCCGGGCGTTGATCGCGCGCTTTCGTCAAATCAAAGATCGTTACGAAATTGCGTGCCTCGAAACCAGTGCGGCGATCGCTGCAAGCGCGCACCGCGCCGTGATGCAGGTCACCCGCCCCGGCATCACCGAAGCGGCGCTCGAAGGCAAACTCCTTGCCACCTTCCGTGAACTGGGCGCCGAAGGGCCTGCCTACCCGCCGATCGTCGCAAGCGGCGCCAACGCCTGCATTCTGCACTACGTCGAAAACCGCGCGACCATTCCCGACGGCGCGCTGGTATTGATCGACGCCGGTTGCGAATATCGCGGTTACGCGAGCGACATCACGCGAACGTTTCCCGCCAACGGCCGCTTCTCGGGCGCGCAGCGCGCACTCTACGAGATCGTCCTCGCTGCTCAGAACGCCGCGATTGCCGCAACCCGCCCCGGGGCGCCGTTTGCCGCAGCGCACGACGCCGCCACCCGCGTCTTGGTCGAAGGCCTGGTCGATCTGGGATTGCTCTCCGGCGAGGTCGACACCCTCATCGCCGAAAAGCGCCATCTGCGCTTCTATCCCCACCGCACCGGCCATTGGCTGGGGCTCGACGTTCATGACGTCGGCCCCTATCAAATCGATGGGCAATCGATCACGTTACAGCCAGGGATGGTCACGACGATCGAACCGGGGCTTTACATCGACCCTGCCGAGGATATCCCCCGCGACTTTTGGGGTATCGGCATTCGCATCGAAGACGACGCACTGGTCACCGAAACGGGATGCACCTTGCTCACCCGTGACGTCCCGGTTGCGATCGACGAGATCGAAGCGCTGATGCGCGGGGGATAG
- the dusB gene encoding tRNA dihydrouridine synthase DusB: MNYLGFTLRNNLFVAPMAGVTDRPFRQLCKRLGAGLAVSEMVTSNSLLYGSVKTQRRANHEGEVEPIVVQIAGADPRMMAEAARYNVDRGAQIIDINMGCPAKKVCNVFAGSALMQDLKLAAAILEAVVKAVPETPVTLKMRTGWNRQNKNAPELARIAEDLGIRALAIHGRTRADQYMGEAEYDTIARVKSLVSIPVIANGDIDTPEKAKYVLEYTGADAVMIGRAAQGRPWIFREIEHYLATGKHLPPPSRAEIRAILLEHLEDLYAFYGETTGVKIARKHIGWYSKGLPGGAAFRREMNQRESAAAQRELIDRFFTDPPTFEERVA; encoded by the coding sequence GTGAACTACCTCGGTTTTACGCTGCGCAACAATTTGTTCGTTGCTCCGATGGCAGGCGTCACCGACCGCCCGTTCCGCCAACTCTGCAAGCGCTTGGGAGCGGGGCTTGCGGTCTCTGAGATGGTGACCTCCAATTCGCTCCTCTACGGCAGTGTCAAAACACAGCGCCGTGCCAACCACGAGGGCGAAGTCGAGCCGATCGTCGTTCAGATCGCAGGCGCCGACCCCAGAATGATGGCCGAAGCGGCGCGCTACAACGTCGATCGCGGCGCTCAGATCATCGATATCAACATGGGGTGTCCCGCAAAGAAAGTCTGCAACGTCTTCGCTGGCTCGGCGTTGATGCAAGACCTCAAACTGGCTGCGGCGATTCTCGAAGCGGTGGTCAAAGCGGTTCCCGAAACCCCGGTGACCCTCAAGATGCGGACCGGCTGGAACCGGCAAAACAAGAATGCGCCGGAACTGGCGCGCATCGCTGAAGACCTTGGGATTCGTGCGCTGGCGATCCACGGTCGGACACGAGCCGACCAATATATGGGAGAGGCAGAGTACGACACCATCGCCCGGGTCAAAAGCCTCGTGTCGATTCCTGTGATCGCGAACGGGGATATCGACACACCCGAAAAAGCCAAATACGTCCTGGAATACACCGGTGCCGACGCCGTGATGATCGGTCGGGCCGCACAGGGTCGCCCGTGGATTTTCCGGGAAATCGAACACTACCTCGCCACCGGCAAACACCTTCCGCCTCCCTCCCGTGCCGAAATTCGTGCGATTCTGCTCGAGCATCTCGAAGACCTCTACGCCTTCTACGGTGAAACGACCGGGGTCAAGATCGCGCGTAAACACATCGGGTGGTACTCGAAAGGGTTACCGGGTGGCGCAGCGTTTCGCCGGGAGATGAACCAACGGGAAAGCGCAGCGGCGCAGCGAGAACTCATCGATCGCTTTTTCACCGATCCGCCTACTTTCGAGGAGCGCGTCGCATGA
- a CDS encoding helix-turn-helix domain-containing protein, whose translation MNAPQNPYPHDPLRPDDTLCIAVKTMLDRYFVDLDGAPPSDLHAMVMKRVERTLFEYVLIRTHGNITRASELLGVTRNTLRRKLKEHDLYPNS comes from the coding sequence ATGAATGCGCCACAGAACCCCTACCCGCACGACCCCCTTCGCCCAGACGATACGTTGTGCATCGCGGTCAAAACCATGCTCGACCGCTATTTCGTCGATCTCGACGGCGCGCCTCCGTCGGATCTGCACGCGATGGTCATGAAGCGGGTCGAACGCACGCTCTTTGAATACGTGCTCATCCGAACCCACGGCAACATCACCCGCGCTTCCGAACTCCTTGGTGTGACGCGCAACACGTTGCGCCGCAAACTGAAAGAGCACGACCTCTATCCGAATTCTTGA
- the purH gene encoding bifunctional phosphoribosylaminoimidazolecarboxamide formyltransferase/IMP cyclohydrolase — protein MTHRTALLSVSDKTGLIPFAQALAQLGYTLLSTGGTAKALRDAGLTVTDVAEHTGFPEILDGRVKTLHPRVHGGILADRSNPEHIATLAAHDIPPIEIVAVNLYPFAATVARPDCTLAEAIENIDIGGPAMVRAAAKNHGDEQGGVTVIVDPADYTPVLDELKNRGQVSYATRFRLAAKAFTHTARYDAMVSTYLTQRLEGDATWPQALHLSFDLVMPLRYGENPHQQAAFYRDLNPAPGALALAETLQGKALSFNNLADADAAWECVKQFDPQQDGAACVIVKHANPCGVAVAECAADAYRKAFATDPTSAFGGIIAFNTVVDAAAAEALTQQFLEVVIAPDYTQEARARLAEKKNVRVLRCPWGPAVAQQDLKRIGGGLLVQSNDTDLLDPAHLKVVTRRTPTQDEMRDLLFVWRVAKFVKSNAIVYGKNGQTIGIGAGQMSRVDSSRIAVIKAQNAGLEVRGSVVASDAFFPFRDGVDVLAQAGATAVIQPGGSVRDEEVIAAANEHGIAMVFTGMRHFRH, from the coding sequence ATGACCCACCGCACCGCGCTCTTGAGCGTCTCCGACAAAACCGGCCTCATCCCCTTTGCCCAAGCGTTGGCGCAATTGGGCTACACGCTGCTTTCTACCGGCGGCACCGCAAAAGCGTTGCGTGACGCCGGTTTGACCGTCACCGACGTTGCCGAACACACCGGCTTTCCGGAAATCCTCGATGGCCGTGTCAAGACGCTGCACCCACGCGTGCACGGCGGCATCCTCGCCGATCGCAGCAACCCCGAGCACATCGCGACGCTCGCCGCGCACGACATTCCCCCCATCGAGATCGTCGCCGTCAACCTCTATCCATTCGCTGCCACCGTTGCCCGCCCCGACTGCACGCTAGCTGAGGCGATCGAAAACATCGACATCGGCGGCCCGGCGATGGTTCGCGCCGCAGCGAAAAACCACGGCGACGAGCAGGGTGGCGTCACCGTGATCGTCGACCCGGCCGACTACACGCCCGTGCTCGACGAACTCAAAAACCGCGGCCAAGTGAGTTACGCCACACGCTTTCGTCTTGCTGCGAAAGCCTTCACCCACACGGCGCGATATGATGCAATGGTGAGCACCTACCTCACACAACGGCTCGAAGGCGACGCCACCTGGCCCCAAGCCCTCCACCTCTCCTTCGACCTGGTGATGCCGCTTCGCTATGGTGAAAACCCGCACCAGCAGGCGGCGTTCTACCGCGACCTCAATCCGGCGCCGGGCGCGCTTGCGCTTGCCGAAACGCTGCAAGGCAAAGCCCTTTCGTTCAACAACTTGGCAGATGCCGACGCCGCGTGGGAATGCGTGAAACAGTTCGATCCCCAGCAAGACGGAGCAGCGTGCGTGATCGTCAAACACGCCAACCCGTGCGGCGTTGCCGTAGCCGAATGCGCAGCGGATGCCTACCGCAAGGCGTTCGCAACCGACCCCACTTCTGCGTTCGGCGGGATCATCGCGTTCAATACCGTGGTCGATGCCGCAGCAGCCGAAGCCCTGACGCAGCAATTCCTCGAAGTAGTGATCGCGCCCGATTACACCCAAGAAGCTCGAGCGCGCCTTGCGGAGAAGAAAAACGTCCGGGTTTTGCGCTGTCCGTGGGGTCCAGCGGTTGCGCAGCAGGATCTCAAGCGCATCGGCGGCGGATTGCTCGTTCAGTCCAACGATACCGACCTGCTCGATCCCGCTCACCTCAAAGTGGTGACACGCCGCACACCAACGCAAGACGAAATGCGCGACCTCCTCTTTGTCTGGCGCGTTGCCAAATTCGTCAAATCGAACGCGATCGTCTACGGCAAAAACGGGCAAACGATCGGGATTGGCGCAGGCCAGATGAGTCGTGTGGACTCCTCGCGCATCGCCGTGATCAAAGCGCAAAACGCCGGGCTCGAGGTGCGCGGTTCGGTCGTGGCGTCGGACGCGTTCTTTCCGTTTCGCGACGGCGTCGATGTCCTGGCGCAAGCAGGCGCCACTGCAGTGATCCAACCGGGGGGCTCGGTGCGCGACGAAGAGGTGATCGCAGCCGCAAACGAACACGGGATTGCGATGGTTTTCACGGGCATGCGCCATTTCCGCCACTGA
- the purD gene encoding phosphoribosylamine--glycine ligase — MKHLGLTVMVVGSGGREHALAWKLAQSPRVQRVFVAPGNPGTAATEKCRNLPANDIPSWIDAAKRHHVDLTVVGPEAPLAAGIVDAFQAEGLTIFGPTQAAAQLEASKEFAKAFMARHGIPTAPYATFSDPDEAHAYVDAQGAPIVIKADGLAAGKGVVVAQTLDEAHAAIDKMLVSREMGEAGARVVIEAFLEGEEASFIVIADGKEALALATSQDHKRLLDGDQGPNTGGMGAYSPAPVVTPEVHARVMREIIRPTLAAMAEEGTPYVGFLYAGLMIAPNGAPFVVEFNCRMGDPETQPIMARLKSDLVDLIEAALEGRIGDATAEWDRRVALAVVLAAQGYPNAPKKGDPIMGLPKEPTPLAINDDSVLIFHAGTAQRDDGTLVTAGGRVLAVTALGDSVAAAQQRAYAVAEQIRFPGKQMRRDIGHRAIAKPGRS, encoded by the coding sequence ATGAAACATTTGGGTTTAACCGTGATGGTGGTTGGGAGCGGCGGTCGCGAACATGCACTTGCCTGGAAACTCGCGCAGTCGCCGCGGGTGCAGCGCGTGTTCGTCGCGCCAGGCAACCCCGGGACCGCCGCGACGGAAAAATGTCGCAACCTCCCCGCGAATGACATTCCCTCCTGGATCGACGCGGCAAAGCGCCATCACGTCGATCTCACGGTAGTGGGTCCCGAAGCGCCACTTGCGGCGGGAATCGTCGATGCGTTCCAAGCCGAAGGGCTCACGATTTTCGGACCGACGCAAGCGGCTGCCCAGCTGGAAGCCAGCAAAGAGTTCGCCAAAGCCTTCATGGCTCGGCACGGTATCCCCACGGCGCCCTACGCCACCTTCTCTGACCCCGACGAAGCGCACGCCTACGTCGACGCCCAAGGCGCGCCGATCGTCATCAAAGCCGATGGGCTCGCGGCCGGGAAAGGCGTCGTCGTTGCGCAAACGCTCGACGAGGCACATGCGGCAATCGACAAAATGTTGGTGAGCCGGGAAATGGGGGAAGCGGGCGCGCGTGTGGTCATCGAAGCGTTCCTGGAAGGCGAGGAAGCGAGCTTCATCGTGATTGCCGACGGCAAAGAGGCGTTGGCGCTCGCGACCAGCCAAGACCACAAACGCCTTTTGGACGGTGACCAGGGGCCCAACACGGGCGGAATGGGGGCCTACAGCCCTGCTCCGGTCGTCACCCCCGAGGTGCATGCGCGCGTGATGCGGGAAATCATCCGTCCCACACTCGCTGCGATGGCTGAAGAGGGTACGCCCTACGTCGGATTCCTCTATGCCGGGCTGATGATCGCGCCCAATGGCGCGCCTTTTGTGGTCGAATTCAACTGCCGCATGGGTGACCCGGAAACCCAACCGATCATGGCGCGGCTCAAATCGGATCTTGTCGACCTCATCGAAGCCGCGCTCGAAGGGCGAATCGGTGACGCCACTGCCGAATGGGATCGGCGTGTCGCGCTTGCGGTGGTGCTCGCTGCCCAAGGCTATCCCAACGCGCCGAAGAAAGGGGACCCGATCATGGGCCTACCTAAAGAACCGACACCGCTTGCCATCAATGACGATTCGGTGTTGATTTTCCACGCCGGCACGGCGCAACGCGACGACGGCACCCTCGTCACCGCAGGGGGGCGAGTCCTTGCGGTCACTGCATTGGGCGACTCGGTTGCCGCGGCACAACAGCGTGCCTATGCCGTCGCCGAACAGATTCGATTCCCGGGCAAACAGATGCGTCGCGACATCGGCCACCGCGCCATTGCCAAACCGGGACGGTCGTGA
- the hemF gene encoding oxygen-dependent coproporphyrinogen oxidase, with amino-acid sequence MALPIAELRDRFLALQREIVSSLEAFDGEPFHTDAWSRPAGDRLQGDGLTRLIENGRFFERGGCNFSHVRGASLPPSATAHRQELAGRPFEALGVSLVLHPRNPYCPTVHLNVRFFVAHSNDTQPDVWWFGGGMDLTPYYPFVEDIVHFHRTCRDAVHAGGGDDTCYREWKTWCDRYFFLKHRNEPRGVGGLFFDDLGADGNTPFDAAQRLTFAVGDHFLPAYLPIVARRRHHPYGERERQFQCYRRGRYVEFNLVWDRGTIFGLQTGGRTESILMSLPPVVHWRYDWHPEAGSPEARLYELLTPRDWAFEGSHGNEQSTSE; translated from the coding sequence ATGGCGTTGCCAATCGCCGAACTGCGTGACCGTTTTCTTGCGCTGCAACGCGAAATCGTCTCGTCGCTCGAAGCGTTCGACGGTGAGCCGTTTCACACCGATGCGTGGTCTCGTCCCGCTGGTGACCGTCTGCAAGGCGATGGGCTTACCCGTCTCATCGAAAATGGCCGCTTCTTCGAACGGGGCGGCTGCAACTTTTCCCATGTCCGGGGGGCGAGCCTTCCCCCTTCCGCCACGGCGCACCGTCAGGAACTTGCTGGCCGCCCGTTCGAAGCGCTGGGCGTATCGCTCGTGCTCCACCCGCGTAACCCATACTGCCCGACGGTGCACCTCAACGTTCGCTTTTTCGTCGCGCACAGCAATGACACACAGCCTGACGTCTGGTGGTTCGGCGGCGGGATGGATCTCACCCCGTACTATCCGTTCGTCGAAGATATCGTCCATTTCCACCGCACCTGCCGCGACGCGGTCCATGCCGGTGGCGGAGACGATACGTGCTACCGGGAATGGAAAACGTGGTGTGACCGTTACTTCTTCCTCAAACACCGCAACGAACCACGGGGCGTCGGCGGCCTCTTCTTCGACGATCTTGGCGCCGACGGCAACACCCCGTTTGACGCTGCACAACGGCTCACCTTTGCGGTCGGCGACCATTTCCTGCCCGCTTACCTGCCGATCGTCGCGCGGCGCCGCCACCACCCCTACGGCGAACGGGAGCGGCAGTTCCAATGTTACCGGCGCGGGCGCTACGTCGAGTTCAACTTGGTCTGGGATCGGGGAACCATCTTCGGCCTGCAAACAGGGGGTCGAACCGAATCGATCTTGATGTCCCTGCCCCCAGTGGTCCATTGGCGCTACGATTGGCATCCCGAGGCCGGCTCACCCGAAGCACGACTCTATGAATTGCTCACGCCCCGGGACTGGGCGTTCGAAGGGAGCCACGGCAATGAACAATCCACCTCTGAGTGA
- a CDS encoding HDOD domain-containing protein: MNNPPLSEQTAQQLIARIAIPPRPQILTEIFSALQSDAPDLRALSRLVASDVALSAAVLKTVNSPFYGLRRKVESIDQAVGVLGLDNIATLVTGFMVRNTLATPKLERFWDSSARIALLSAAIAKQLKNLSPNLAYLFGLFRDCGIPLMAARFPDYLETLRAANAEFQRPFTAVEEERHQTSHAIVGSLLAKNWGLPEPICEAIAHHHELDCFASESLSTTALNLIATALIAEQIDYRAMRLTENYEWEKLGNAALEFLLLSEEEYNALCDDLIALLDPSNADT, translated from the coding sequence ATGAACAATCCACCTCTGAGTGAGCAGACCGCACAGCAGCTGATTGCGCGTATCGCAATCCCGCCTCGCCCTCAAATCCTGACGGAGATTTTTTCTGCACTCCAATCCGATGCGCCCGATTTGCGCGCACTTTCTCGGCTCGTTGCCAGCGATGTCGCGCTCTCGGCCGCCGTGTTGAAAACGGTCAATTCCCCTTTTTACGGCTTACGGCGCAAAGTGGAATCGATCGACCAAGCAGTGGGGGTGCTTGGGCTTGACAACATTGCTACCCTGGTAACGGGTTTCATGGTGCGCAACACCCTGGCCACCCCAAAACTCGAGCGTTTCTGGGACAGTTCGGCACGGATCGCCCTCCTTTCCGCAGCCATTGCCAAACAACTGAAAAATCTGTCCCCTAATCTCGCTTACCTGTTCGGGCTCTTTCGCGATTGTGGGATTCCTCTGATGGCGGCCCGCTTTCCGGATTATCTCGAAACACTCCGCGCCGCCAATGCCGAATTTCAGCGCCCCTTCACCGCAGTCGAAGAAGAACGCCATCAAACCAGCCATGCGATTGTTGGGAGTCTGCTTGCCAAGAATTGGGGACTTCCAGAGCCGATTTGTGAAGCGATTGCGCACCACCATGAACTGGACTGTTTTGCTTCAGAAAGCCTCTCAACCACGGCGCTCAACCTGATCGCGACAGCACTTATCGCTGAACAAATCGATTACCGGGCCATGCGTTTGACCGAAAACTACGAATGGGAAAAACTCGGAAATGCCGCTCTGGAATTTCTCTTACTCTCCGAAGAAGAATACAATGCGCTCTGTGACGACTTGATCGCATTGCTCGACCCCTCGAACGCCGACACCTGA
- a CDS encoding DUF1415 domain-containing protein, with protein sequence MEPTDSIDEAAVVEQMRAWIERAVIGLNLCPYAKAVWLNQQVRIRVSDARHIDHFLEHLDEELERLVTTDPKVLDTTLLVDPTLFPDFATFNDFLDLAEACLEDHDLVGVIQIASFHPQFQFAEEPEGDWSHYTNRAPYPTLHLLREASIAQAVADHPNPDAIWQRNVALMRELGRSGLAKLGIWPELEDEKK encoded by the coding sequence ATGGAGCCAACGGATTCGATCGATGAAGCAGCGGTGGTCGAGCAGATGCGTGCTTGGATCGAAAGGGCCGTGATCGGGCTGAACTTATGCCCGTACGCCAAAGCCGTTTGGCTCAACCAGCAAGTGCGCATCCGAGTAAGCGATGCACGCCACATCGATCATTTTCTGGAGCATTTGGACGAAGAGCTGGAGCGGCTCGTAACGACCGACCCGAAGGTCCTGGACACGACGCTCCTCGTCGACCCCACCCTTTTCCCTGATTTCGCGACGTTCAACGATTTCTTGGATCTGGCCGAAGCCTGTTTGGAGGACCACGATTTGGTTGGGGTGATCCAGATCGCGTCGTTCCATCCCCAATTTCAATTTGCCGAGGAGCCGGAAGGGGATTGGAGCCACTACACCAATCGGGCACCGTACCCGACACTGCACCTCCTGCGCGAAGCCAGTATTGCGCAAGCGGTTGCTGATCATCCCAACCCCGACGCGATCTGGCAACGCAACGTAGCCTTGATGCGCGAATTGGGACGTTCTGGGTTGGCGAAGCTGGGGATTTGGCCGGAGTTGGAAGACGAAAAAAAGTAA
- a CDS encoding HDOD domain-containing protein: MMPSLNASEKAQERSATDPLLANIPIPPRPQILTAIEQELQRKHPSMRTIADLVAQDLALSAAVLKTVNSPAYGIARPLESIRQAVTLLGVETLVTLVTAIALRNQIPKPMPRFWDNSVRIASLSAAIASHLGCLNPSEAYLFGLFRDCGIALLWQRFPDYPETLHDANREFTRAFTAVEDERHATNHAVVGSLLAAHWHLPKNVVDAIALHHDRNVFQLDHAPEILNRISIAILAERIESLWSGRDEHYEWEKLGQAALDYLLLSDEAFAALSDELQDKWRARDAA, encoded by the coding sequence ATGATGCCATCTCTGAACGCATCAGAAAAGGCGCAAGAACGAAGCGCAACCGACCCGCTTCTCGCCAACATCCCCATTCCTCCGCGCCCGCAGATCCTGACAGCGATCGAACAAGAATTACAGCGCAAACACCCCAGCATGCGGACTATTGCCGATCTGGTCGCGCAAGATCTCGCACTGAGTGCCGCGGTACTAAAAACGGTCAATTCGCCAGCCTATGGTATCGCACGGCCGCTGGAATCGATCCGCCAAGCGGTCACGCTCCTAGGTGTGGAAACGCTGGTGACGCTGGTCACCGCAATCGCGTTACGCAATCAGATCCCCAAACCAATGCCGCGGTTCTGGGACAACAGCGTACGCATTGCTTCGTTGAGTGCCGCGATCGCGTCCCATCTGGGTTGCCTCAACCCCAGCGAAGCCTACCTTTTCGGCTTGTTTCGCGATTGTGGGATTGCGCTTCTTTGGCAACGTTTTCCCGATTATCCTGAAACCTTGCACGATGCCAACCGCGAATTCACGCGCGCCTTCACCGCGGTGGAGGACGAGCGACACGCGACGAATCACGCCGTTGTCGGCAGCCTGCTCGCTGCGCATTGGCACTTGCCCAAAAACGTCGTCGATGCCATCGCCCTCCACCACGATCGCAACGTCTTTCAACTGGATCACGCACCCGAGATCCTCAACCGCATCAGTATCGCCATTTTAGCGGAACGAATCGAGAGCTTATGGTCCGGGCGCGACGAACACTATGAGTGGGAAAAATTGGGGCAAGCAGCGCTCGACTATCTGCTGCTCAGTGACGAAGCCTTTGCGGCATTGTCAGACGAACTGCAAGACAAATGGCGCGCACGCGATGCGGCTTGA